From the genome of Penaeus monodon isolate SGIC_2016 chromosome 16, NSTDA_Pmon_1, whole genome shotgun sequence, one region includes:
- the LOC119582808 gene encoding serine protease 30-like: MADYRVKVGDFDLQRPDEGEQIFEIDTWRIHHSFREGGDYNNDLAIVKLKPQNANWIQMTRFVTPVCLPTSTTPYTPGTKCQVSGWGLTDPDYDFSNSMVLRSAEVLLVENRLCRDLYRSDGYTDGMICAGHMEGKIDSCNGDSGGPLACEINGEYTLLGLVSWGKSCAKAQRPGIYTHVKHYLDWIRTAMEDL, from the exons ATGGCGGATTATCGTGTGAAG gttggtgACTTTGACCTCCAGCGGCCTGACGAAGGCGAACAAATATTTGAAATTGACACGTGGCGAATCCATCACAGTTTCAGGGAAG GAGGCGATTACAACAATGACCTGGCGATCGTGAAGCTGAAGCCTCAGAACGCCAACTGGATTCAGATGACCCGGTTCGTGACCCCGGTCTGCCTGCCAACCTCCACGACACCTTACACGCCCGGCACGAAATGTCAGGTGTCAGGCTGGGGGCTGACTGATC CTGACTACGATTTCTCCAACTCGATGGTCCTCCGAAGTGCCGAGGTACTTCTGGTGGAGAATAGGCTATGTCGGGACCTGTACCGCTCCGATGGCTACACCGACGGAATGATCTGCGCGGGGCACATGGAGGGCAAAATTGACTCCTGCAACGGTGACTCCGGAGGTCCTCTGGCTTGCGAGATCAACG GAGAGTACACACTGCTGGGCCTTGTTTCGTGGGGGAAGAGCTGCGCCAAGGCTCAGCGGCCAGGGATCTACACGCACGTCAAACATTACCTTGACTGGATCAGGACGGCGATGGAGGATCTATAA